The proteins below are encoded in one region of Borrelia duttonii Ly:
- a CDS encoding DNA-3-methyladenine glycosylase translates to MNREFFMQDAVIVAQSLLGHLLVRKINEIEIISRIVETEAYMGVIDKACHAYGGKITNRTSAMYNVGGYAYIYMIYGMHYMLNVVASDKHAPHAVLIRGIEPISPKVDRIFTNGPGKLTKFLNIDLKFNKIDLLNDSKLFLRKSLSLNFEIVCAKRINVHYAGEEYANKLWRFYIKGNKFVSKY, encoded by the coding sequence ATGAATAGAGAGTTTTTTATGCAAGATGCTGTTATTGTGGCTCAGTCTTTGCTTGGACATTTATTAGTTAGAAAAATAAATGAGATAGAGATTATTTCAAGAATTGTTGAAACAGAAGCCTATATGGGTGTTATTGATAAGGCTTGTCATGCTTATGGTGGTAAAATAACGAATCGTACTAGTGCTATGTATAATGTTGGAGGATATGCTTATATTTATATGATTTATGGTATGCATTATATGTTAAATGTTGTGGCATCTGATAAACATGCTCCCCATGCTGTTTTAATAAGAGGCATTGAGCCTATTTCTCCAAAAGTTGATAGAATATTTACTAATGGACCTGGCAAACTTACTAAATTTTTAAATATAGATTTAAAATTTAACAAAATAGATTTGCTTAATGATAGTAAGCTTTTTTTAAGGAAGAGTTTATCTTTAAATTTTGAAATTGTATGTGCAAAGAGAATAAATGTTCATTATGCAGGTGAAGAGTATGCAAATAAACTTTGGAGATTTTATATAAAGGGTAATAAATTTGTTTCTAAATATTAG
- the purB gene encoding adenylosuccinate lyase, translating into MEQYLNPLKSRYASKEMLYIFSPKFKYTTWRKLWYNLALVQQELGININNDQLNELSKQIENIDFKLVEKYEKKFQHEVMAHLYAYADLVGEDAKKILHLGVTSAYLMDNTDLIQIKEALLLIEKKLTEIIIILKQFSIKYKDLATLAYTHLQEAQLTTLGKRSSLWLQSLIFDFRELKFILSNMCFRGVKGTVGNQSSFKELFLSNFDKVKDLDINLAKKMGFEKVYKITGQTYDRKFDSSILNFLSNLAQSAHKITNDIRFMQHLREIEENFEKYQIGSSAMPYKRNPIYSERVASLAKFIISLQSSGGLIATTQWLERTLDDSACKRLNIPQAFLATDAILILLNQIFSNIKVNERIVEKHVQTEMPFILTEDILMKATKNGGDRQILHEKIRTYAMQVKENLYSGKNENNLIQLILNDKSFKLTSKDINEILNPNKNIGFASSQVEDFIKEIIDPIIKNQ; encoded by the coding sequence GTGGAGCAATATTTAAACCCATTAAAATCAAGATATGCAAGCAAAGAAATGCTCTATATTTTCTCACCTAAATTTAAATATACCACATGGAGAAAATTATGGTATAACTTGGCTTTGGTACAACAAGAATTAGGCATAAACATCAATAATGATCAACTTAATGAACTATCTAAACAAATTGAAAACATTGACTTTAAACTCGTAGAAAAATACGAGAAAAAATTCCAACATGAAGTTATGGCACATCTTTATGCTTATGCTGATTTAGTTGGAGAAGATGCTAAAAAAATTTTACATCTTGGTGTCACAAGTGCATATTTGATGGATAATACAGACTTAATCCAAATCAAAGAAGCTTTATTATTAATTGAAAAAAAATTAACAGAAATTATTATAATATTAAAACAATTTTCAATAAAATATAAAGATCTAGCAACACTTGCATATACACATTTACAAGAAGCACAACTAACAACTCTTGGGAAAAGAAGTAGTTTATGGCTTCAAAGTCTAATTTTTGATTTTAGAGAACTGAAATTCATACTTTCAAATATGTGTTTTAGAGGAGTAAAGGGAACAGTTGGTAATCAAAGTAGCTTTAAAGAATTATTTCTCTCTAATTTCGACAAAGTAAAAGATTTAGATATTAATCTCGCAAAAAAAATGGGATTTGAAAAGGTTTACAAAATAACTGGTCAAACCTATGATCGAAAATTTGATTCATCAATACTGAACTTTTTAAGCAACCTAGCTCAAAGTGCCCACAAAATTACAAATGACATCAGATTTATGCAACATCTTAGAGAAATTGAAGAAAATTTTGAAAAATATCAAATAGGCTCATCAGCAATGCCTTATAAAAGAAATCCCATTTACAGTGAAAGAGTAGCTTCACTTGCTAAATTCATAATAAGTCTACAATCAAGTGGTGGACTTATAGCAACAACTCAATGGCTTGAGAGAACCCTAGATGATTCGGCCTGCAAAAGACTAAATATTCCTCAAGCATTTTTGGCCACTGATGCTATTTTGATATTACTTAATCAAATATTTAGCAATATTAAGGTAAATGAACGCATAGTTGAAAAACATGTTCAAACAGAAATGCCATTTATATTAACAGAAGATATACTAATGAAAGCAACCAAAAATGGCGGTGATAGACAAATCTTACATGAAAAGATAAGAACTTATGCAATGCAAGTAAAGGAAAATTTATACTCAGGAAAAAATGAAAACAATTTAATTCAATTAATTCTCAATGATAAAAGTTTTAAATTAACATCCAAAGATATAAATGAAATCTTAAATCCAAATAAAAATATAGGATTTGCATCATCCCAAGTTGAAGATTTTATAAAAGAAATAATTGATCCCATTATCAAAAATCAATAA
- a CDS encoding adenylosuccinate synthase encodes MAIYAVVGTQWGDEGKGKIIDFLSSKIDYVVRFNGGNNAGHTIVVNDKKFIFNLLPSGVLQGAKCILGPSVVIDPLILIQELEVLKNNNIKTEIFISDKAHIIMPYHIKFDELSEQKKGIHKIGTTKKGIGPCYADKINRIGIRTIDLLNTEIFANKLKTNLEEKNQIIEKIYNDKPLDYDDILNTYKKYIEILKSLITNTEKILHHAINSEKHILIEGAQGTMLDIEHGTFPFVTSSNTLITAAAGCGIPISKIKQKIGIIKAFSSRVGSGPFVTEISNSIGDIIREKGQEYGSTTKRPRRIGWLDLLTIKKAIALNELNHLALTKLDILNNIESLKICTAYEFQGKIYDYIPTSCETIEKVRPIYKVFKGFKEDISNIKNYDDLPIEAREYIEFIEKEVGIQISILSVGSEREKTIFRNQEWSNI; translated from the coding sequence ATGGCAATTTATGCAGTTGTTGGAACTCAATGGGGTGATGAGGGGAAGGGAAAAATTATAGATTTTCTCTCATCAAAAATAGATTATGTTGTAAGATTTAACGGAGGAAATAATGCCGGTCACACAATAGTTGTAAACGACAAAAAATTCATTTTCAATCTATTACCATCAGGTGTTTTGCAAGGAGCAAAATGCATACTAGGACCTAGTGTAGTAATTGATCCACTCATTTTAATTCAAGAACTTGAAGTACTCAAAAATAATAATATCAAAACAGAAATATTCATAAGTGATAAAGCACATATAATAATGCCCTATCACATTAAATTTGATGAACTTAGTGAACAAAAAAAAGGTATCCATAAAATTGGCACTACAAAAAAGGGCATTGGCCCATGCTACGCTGACAAAATAAACAGAATAGGAATCAGAACTATTGATTTACTAAACACAGAGATTTTTGCAAATAAATTAAAGACAAATTTAGAAGAAAAAAATCAAATTATAGAAAAAATATATAACGATAAACCCTTAGACTATGACGATATTTTAAATACATATAAAAAATATATAGAAATACTCAAATCTTTAATTACTAATACAGAAAAAATATTACATCATGCCATAAATTCAGAAAAACATATCCTAATAGAAGGAGCACAAGGCACAATGCTTGATATTGAACATGGAACATTTCCATTTGTAACTTCAAGCAACACATTAATTACAGCAGCAGCAGGATGTGGTATTCCCATATCAAAAATCAAACAAAAAATTGGAATAATAAAAGCATTCTCATCAAGAGTAGGCTCAGGACCTTTTGTAACAGAAATATCAAACTCTATTGGAGATATAATTCGAGAAAAAGGACAAGAATACGGTTCAACAACAAAAAGACCAAGAAGAATTGGCTGGCTTGATCTCTTGACAATAAAAAAAGCAATAGCTCTTAATGAACTAAATCATCTAGCACTAACAAAATTAGACATATTAAATAATATCGAATCCCTTAAAATTTGCACAGCCTATGAATTTCAAGGTAAAATATACGACTATATACCTACTTCTTGCGAAACAATTGAAAAAGTTAGACCTATATATAAAGTTTTTAAAGGATTTAAAGAAGATATTAGCAATATCAAAAATTATGATGATTTACCTATTGAAGCTAGAGAATATATTGAATTTATAGAAAAAGAAGTAGGTATCCAAATTTCAATTTTATCTGTTGGATCAGAAAGAGAAAAAACAATTTTTAGGAATCAAGAGTGGAGCAATATTTAA